One segment of Coffea arabica cultivar ET-39 chromosome 7c, Coffea Arabica ET-39 HiFi, whole genome shotgun sequence DNA contains the following:
- the LOC113701767 gene encoding DNA repair protein RAD4-like isoform X4, whose translation MLHLILLKRSPYVEQLLKKRWIELSELVHKVNLLCLLGRGRSFDSACNDPLIQASLLSLLPARLLKITEVPKLTAKALAPLVDWFHNNFHVRGPGSTEKPPHLALASTLEAQEGTAEEVAALSVALFRALNLTVRFVATLDVVSLKPEVDRPEYNSQVTGKVGGGIFNSSTLMVSGSGHQSVSPPLTTPASDEKDDGCLTSAGGKSRVKARKVLENSFESKDMSGVNLKDRMAEPSTSKCQDADSHACLAAKSDRPKRKGDLEFEMQLEMALSATAIENSKAIMNSDLVDVRGTNSKQFPPAKKMKVVGAEGSSVSPHGMSTAIGSRKIGAPLYWAEVYCSGENLTGKWVHVDAVNAIIDGEQKVEVAVAACRKSLRYVVAFAGNGAKDVTRRYCTRWYKIESQRINAIWWDAVLAPLKDLESRATGGVVHSHQEASTTEKIGTLEGADNQIKDCLPDSFLMNGKSKKENCEDYSVQKFVNNSFSATRSSLEDMELETRALTEPLPTNQQAYRNHQLYAIERWLNKYQILHPKGPILGFCSGHPVYPRTCVQTLHTKERWMREGLQVKADELPAKTLKRSPKQSKEQAGEDDEIGEGDHLALFGKWQTEPLCLPHAVGGIVPKNERGQVDVWSEKCLPPGTVHLRLPRVTLVAKRLEIDFAPAMVGFEFRNGRSVPVFEGIVVCAEFKDAILEAYEEEEERRVAEEKRRNEAQALSRWYQLLSSIITRQRLNNCYGNGTSQEASVGIQKSDDTLSAEAGCKEDSRKSGGCHQDKLKDNQPTSPQSVPTEDHEHVFLLDDEMFDEESSTRTKRCKCGFSIQFEEL comes from the exons ATGTTACACCTGATTCTGTTAAAAAGAAGTCCATACGTCGAGCAACTGCTGAAGAAAAGGTGGATT GAATTGTCTGAGCTAGTGCACAAGGTTAATCTGCTTTGTTTATTGGGTAGGGGACGATCATTTGATAGTGCTTGCAATGATCCTCTCATTCAG GCTTCGTTGCTTTCACTTCTGCCAGCTCGCTTGCTTAAGATCACAGAGGTTCCAAAACTGACAGCAAAAGCTTTGGCTCCGCTTGTTGATTGG TTTCATAATAATTTCCATGTTAGAGGTCCTGGGAGTACTGAGAAACCACCTCATTTAGCTTTAGCATCTACCCTTGAGGCTCAGGAAGGGACTGCAGAAGAG GTTGCTGCCTTATCTGTCGCATTATTTCGGGCATTGAATCTTACAGTTAG GTTCGTGGCTACTCTGGATGTGGTCTCTCTGAAGCCTGAAGTAGACAGACCAGAGTACAATAGTCAGGTTACAGGAAAGGTAGGTGGTGGGATATTCAACTCCTCTACGTTGATGGTGTCTGGATCAGGTCATCAGTCTGTTTCTCCCCCCTTAACCACTCCGGCATCTGATGAAAAGGACGATGGTTGCCTAACATCTGCTGGGGGTAAAAGCAGAGTAAAAGCTAGGAAGGTGCTGGAGAACAGTTTTGAATCTAAAGATATGTCTGGTGTTAACTTAAAGGATAGAATGGCAGAACCATCAACTTCCAAATGTCAAGATGCTGACTCTCATGCATGTTTAGCCGCAAAATCAGACAGACCAAAGAGGAAAGGAGATCTTGAATTTGAAATGCAATTGGAAATGGCTCTCTCTGCTACAGCAATCGAAAATTCGAAAGCTATTATGAACTCAGATTTGGTGGATGTACGTGGCACCAATTCAAAACAATTCCCTCctgcaaaaaaaatgaaggtaGTTGGAGCAGAAGGATCTTCTGTTTCTCCCCATGGAATGTCCACGGCGATTGGGTCAAGAAAAATAGGGGCTCCTCTCTACTGGGCAGAAGTGTACTGTTCTGGAGAGAACTTGACAGGAAAATGGGTGCATGTTGATGCTGTCAATGCAATTATTGATGGAGAGCAGAAAGTGGAAGTAGCAGTTGCTGCATGCAGAAAGTCTTTAAGATATGTAGTTGCCTTTGCAGGAAATGGGGCTAAAGATGTGACCCGCAG GTATTGTACAAGGTGGTACAAGATAGAATCACAACGCATCAACGCAATTTGGTGGGATGCTGTATTGGCACCGTTGAAGGATTTGGAGTCACGAGCAACTGGTGGTGTAGTTCACTCGCACCAGGAAGCCTCAACCACAGAGAAAATAGGGACTTTGGAAGGAGCTGATAATCAAATTAAAGATTGCTTACCGGACAGTTTTCTGATGAATGGGAagtcaaaaaaggaaaattgtgaGGATTATTCAGTTCAAAAGTTTGTGAATAATTCTTTTTCTGCTACAAGAAGCTCTCTGGAAGATATGGAGTTGGAAACTAGGGCTTTGACTGAACCTCTTCCAACCAATCAGCAG GCCTACAGAAATCATCAATTGTATGCCATTGAGAGATGGCTCAACAAGTATCAAATTTTACATCCAAAGGGGCCTATACTGGGATTTTGCTCTGGTCATCCAGTTTACCCCCGAACTTGTGTCCAGACACTTCACACAAAAGAGAGATGGATGCGAGAGGGACTCCAAGTGAAAGCTGATGAACTCCCTGCAAAA ACTTTGAAACGTTCTCCGAAGCAAAGCAAAGAGCAAGCTGGTGAAGACGATGAGATTGGTGAGGGGGATCACCTTGCGCTATTTGGGAAGTGGCAGACAGAACCACTGTGTCTTCCTCATGCTGTAGGCGGAATTGTTCCCAAG AATGAGCGTGGTCAAGTGGATGTTTGGTCTGAGAAGTGTCTTCCACCTGGAACCGTCCATTTGAGGTTGCCAAGGGTCACACTGGTTGCAAAAAGATTGGAAATTGATTTTGCACCTGCAATGGTTGGGTTTGAGTTCCGGAATGGTAGGTCTGTACCTGTATTTGAGGGCATTGTGGTGTGTGCTGAATTCAAGGATGCAATTCTCGAG GCatatgaagaagaagaagagagaagagTGGCCGAAGAAAAAAGGAGGAATGAAGCACAAGCTCTTTCCAGGTGGTATCAACTGCTGTCCTCCATTATCACCAGGCAAAGGTTGAACAACTGCTATGGAAATGGCACGTCACAGGAGGCCTCTGTTGGCATCCAAAAATCAGATGATACACTATCTGCTGAGGCAGGTTGTAAAGAGGATAGCAGGAAATCTGGTGGATGCCACCAGGATAAGTTGAAGGATAATCAGCCCACTAGTCCACAATCTGTACCCACAGAAGATCATGAACATGTCTTCTTGTTGGATGATGAGATGTTTGATGAAGAGAGTTCAACACGAACAAAGCGATGTAAATGTGGATTTTCAATCCAGTTTGAGGAATTGTAG